CATCATTCAAGGAGAAGCAAATTGCTTCTTATTATACTTGCCTCACTGGGAGCTGCAGTAATGGTATTTGGCTCAATCGTTGTGTTTATGTTAAGGAGACGTGGGAATAGAAATGTTCCAACTCAAGCCGAATCCTTTCCTGCAACAACGCTAACCAGAATTTCATATATTGAAATTGAAAGGGCAACTCAAGGGTTTGACCAATGCAACTTGCTAGGCTCTGGAGGTTTTGGCTCTGTTTACAAGGGCATCTTTGCAAACGGGATGACTTTGGCAATCAAAGTGTTTAATTTACAGGTTGAAGGTGCATTGAAGAGTTTTGATGCTGAATCTAAAGTTTTATGCAACCTTCGTCATAGAAATCTTACCAAAGTTATCAGCAGTTGCAGTAACTTGGATTTTAAAGCATTACTTCTTGAGTATATGCCCAATGGAAGCCTAGAGCTATGGTTGCATTCTGATGATCTCTTCTTGAATATGATCCAAAGGTTAGACATAATGATCGATGTTGCATTTGCTTTGGAATATCTCCATCACGGTTATGCAACAGTTGTTGTACATAGTGACCTGAAGCCTAGCAATGTCTTGCTAGATGAAAGATTGGTTGGACATGTGAGTGACTTTGGCCTGACCAAGTTATTAGGAGAAGGGGAATCAATTGCTCATACTAAAACACTTGCTACAATGGGCTACATTGCACCAGGTAGCTTTCTTTTAGTCCTTTTGTTATCTCATATAAAGTGTTATTTTACATCAACTTAGAACTCAGCGAAAGTCTAAGAGGATAgcttaattaaagaaaaaatattatatcactGATTAAGCATGAAAAAAGTGGTATTGATAAATATAACTATGTCAAATTCTATATTCATGCATCTACCATGATAAAGAAACTAATTACgttctttatatatattattttcatttctttatTTGTCTCGTCAAGAAACTAACTACTATGGCAGCATTGGACCAGAGTATGGATCAGTAGGGTTAGTTTCTAGAAGATGTGATGTGTACAGCTACGGCATTATGCTCATGGAAACTTTCACAAGGAAAAGACCATATGATTAAatgtttcaagaaaatttgaacatGAGGAGTTGGATCTGTAATTTACTACCTGTCGCACCAGATGATATCATTGATGACACCTTATTGGAACCTGAAGAGATTGATTTCGAGAAAAAGTTGCATTGTCTGTCCTCTATTTTGGAGTTGTCTTTGAATTGCACAGCTGAATCTCCTAATGAGAGGCCGAACATGAAAGATGTCCTAGCAAATATCAATAAGATCAAGCAAGAATTTCTTCGCAGATAATGTAACAAGGTTTATGCTATGGTAAGTATCCAACTTTTTGAAACTTTCTAATGTCATATGGAGAaattattgtcttatttatacCGTGTATAAATGTAGAAATGGGGTTTTTCatacaaataataatagtaattaaaaagaaaaagaaagttgaattgaaggacAACTTTTATGAGGCTAATTTAAGAAGGCAAAATAAAAGGAAAGCAAAGTCCAGGGAAATTAAGAAAGAAATAGTAGCGACATAGTTACCTTGATAAATTATAAATGTTAGACATGGTCTTTTCGTATTTCTCATAACTCGTTTATATATTCCTTGAGATGAAATAGAACCTCATTGATAGTTCTTTTGTTACCATATCTAGCCTTCCAAAGTTCCCAACAGATAAAAGCACGTATAGCTTGAGTGGCAGTCTTTTGAGCTGAGTTCCTTTGCATAGACAAACTCTTTACTCTAAGCAGATTGTGCCTATCCATCCTGTTGCCCAGTGGATCACCAAAAAATCTTCAGACTGTCGAGGTTGGTCCACTGTGGATAAATATGTACGGTCTACTGTTTCATCCTTTGGCATTCTACAACAGGATCACCGGGAGACAATTAAAAGACCAAAGTTAGTTAATACATCATCTATAGGGATTTATTAGT
The sequence above is a segment of the Solanum dulcamara chromosome 11, daSolDulc1.2, whole genome shotgun sequence genome. Coding sequences within it:
- the LOC129873324 gene encoding probable LRR receptor-like serine/threonine-protein kinase At3g47570 isoform X2; translation: MEKSSSRKYSLHNWRVAESTLSFFGNELQGSTPESLGKMISLELVNLSNNILSGTIPKSLESLRYLKDFNVSFNRLEGEIPSKGPFLNFTSQSFMGNEELCGNLLFRPCMTFHHSRRSKLLLIILASLGAAVMVFGSIVVFMLRRRGNRNVPTQAESFPATTLTRISYIEIERATQGFDQCNLLGSGGFGSVYKGIFANGMTLAIKVFNLQVEGALKSFDAESKVLCNLRHRNLTKVISSCSNLDFKALLLEYMPNGSLELWLHSDDLFLNMIQRLDIMIDVAFALEYLHHGYATVVVHSDLKPSNVLLDERLVGHVSDFGLTKLLGEGESIAHTKTLATMGYIAPALDQSMDQ
- the LOC129873324 gene encoding probable LRR receptor-like serine/threonine-protein kinase At3g47570 isoform X1, translating into MEKSSSRKYSLHNWRVAESTLSFFGNELQGSTPESLGKMISLELVNLSNNILSGTIPKSLESLRYLKDFNVSFNRLEGEIPSKGPFLNFTSQSFMGNEELCGNLLFRPCMTFHHSRRSKLLLIILASLGAAVMVFGSIVVFMLRRRGNRNVPTQAESFPATTLTRISYIEIERATQGFDQCNLLGSGGFGSVYKGIFANGMTLAIKVFNLQVEGALKSFDAESKVLCNLRHRNLTKVISSCSNLDFKALLLEYMPNGSLELWLHSDDLFLNMIQRLDIMIDVAFALEYLHHGYATVVVHSDLKPSNVLLDERLVGHVSDFGLTKLLGEGESIAHTKTLATMGYIAPEYGSVGLVSRRCDVYSYGIMLMETFTRKRPYD